A stretch of Grus americana isolate bGruAme1 chromosome 24, bGruAme1.mat, whole genome shotgun sequence DNA encodes these proteins:
- the ROBO4 gene encoding roundabout homolog 4 isoform X3: MAGSWAMALGLGLCLAALHRGGCHPPGTAAAPQTAAALRDNFRLHPGDLVATAGQALELDCVPPSGHPEPRVTWKKDGVTLDLTGDRYVVTNGKLRVAPARRSDSGLYVCVAANAAGERESRGAHVSVLEKPTIVRRPSDTVVVAGSAVELGCGAQGDPAPRVQWHKERGDLPWGRHEVDRENTLRLYAVTPADAGTYVCTAQSQLGTAAATARLHVEDRLPTGRWEAAPQDLLAVRLHLDNGTTLPAAAVQLRWRMLTPAPVPEGYVVLYRCLLPASTSWVQHDAGELLSTVIPALRRGYKYEFKVRPYAGGTQGLDSNSRHLWIPEEVPSAAPQHVTVGQAEMGNGTVVVSWEPPPPEAHNGIIRGYKVWSMGEGWQHPTNRTVDGGTRHLETLLPGPGAEFCVRVAAFNSAGLGVPSNATCGILGLTAGSTGVAQVLRQPAVIAAAGSLLWLALLALLLLLCQRRASQDAVARRRLVASDSPWLGGPWKPGCDPRNLSSSSSLSSRLLGSDGRDPHPSTLSLESPSLGPPTPPNRSSLRGGHPPPLGDTGCCGGGHPGVRTSPSTPNPAPWERVHKRELHQVHSTPVITGGPGPVTGGRGEWGTGFGLSAGWPQQRGCDGDTDTTALDGGDPRRLPVFSSPKPRRGSASLTSAVTGSPVTPPRPPHAWHPPVTRSPATACPRVTESPRDVSQVTRCPKDVCSVNGIPREMSPVTRRPKDMSSVNGIPGDVSLVTRCPKDMSLVNGIPREMSPVTMHPKDPSPATRHQRDTISVTRHPEDTSLVTRRPRDMSPVPSHPEEMSPVTSHCRDRFLGSRYPKDMSPTTRRPRDPSPVTKHQRDMSLATRHPKDTSPASGHPRDMSPVTRIPKEKSPATRYPKDMSPVTRYPKDTSRDARHPRDMSPITRHPEEMSPVTGHCQDTFLVTRYPEDVSSATGHPRDTSPVTRHPEETSPVTGHCRDMFLGNRYPKDTSPATRHPRDRSLLPGRLSPVLSEGVLTPQRVAEDLEMDQDTICPSPPAPTTPRSFSPLHTYGYIYGPPASELGEEEEEEEEEEERPATRGSPGGSLLNGWGSVSEDNFASARCSLVSSCDGSFLLDASFARALAVAVDGLCFSLEDTDGGYGAGPSPPPSPLDGVFSPGVPIPAWDWGTALGVPQRAGTEAAVGIPQHGAAHIWRPGPFAVTHTWRHK, from the exons ACAGCCGCGGCACCCCAAACTGCAGCTG CGCTGCGGGACAATTTCCGCCTGCACCCGGGAGATTTGGTGGCCACGGCCGGGCAAGCGTTGGAGCTGGATTGCGTCCCCCCCTCGGGGCACCCCGAACCCCGTGTCACCTGGAAGAAGGACGGGGTGACCTTGGACTTGACTGGTGACCGGTACGTGGTCACCAACGGGAAATTACGGGTGGCACCGGCGCGACGGAGCGACTCCGGGCTCTACGTCTGCGTGGCGGCCAACGCGGCGGGCGAGAGGGAGAGCCGGGGTGCCCACGTCTCCGTCCTGG AGAAACCGACCATCGTGCGGCGCCCGAGTGACACTGTGGTGGTGGCCGGCAGTGCCGTGGAGCTGGGCTGCGGCGCCCAAGGTGACCCAGCGCCGCGGGTGCAGTGGCACAAGGAACGCGGGGACCTGCCCTGGGGCAG GCATGAGGTGGACCGGGAGAACACGTTGCGCCTCTACGCTGTGACGCCCGCTGACGCCGGCACCTACGTGTGTACAGCACAGAGCCAGCTGGGcaccgccgccgccaccgcgcGCCTCCATGTGGAGG aCCGGCTGCCGACGGGCCGGTGGGAGGCTGCGCCACAGGACCTGCTGGCCGTGCGGCTGCACCTGGACAACGGCACCACGCTGCCCGCTGCCGCCGTCCAGCTCCGCTGGCGG ATGCTGACGCCGGCGCCGGTGCCAGAGGGCTACGTGGTGCTGTaccgctgcctgctccctgccagcacctCCTGGGTCCAGCACGACGCGGGTGAGTTGCTCAGCACCGTCATCCCCGCGCTCCGCAGGGGCTACAAGTATGAGTTCAAGGTCCGACCCTACGCTGGAGGAACCCAGGGCTTGGACAGCAACAGCAGGCACCTCTGGATACCTGAGGAAG TGCCAAGCGCGGCGCCTCAGCACGTCACCGTGGGCCAGGCTGAGATGGGGAACGGCACCGTGGTTGTGAGCTGGGAGCCACCTCCTCCTGAAGCCCACAATGGCATCATCCGGGGCTACAAG GTCTGGTCAATGGGCgagggctggcagcaccccaccaaCAGGACGGTGGATGGAGGCACCCGTCACCTGGAAACCCTCCTCCCAGGCCCCGGGGCCGAATTCTGCGTCCGGGTGGCAGCTTTCAAcagcgcagggctgggggtgcccagcAACGCCACCTGCGGCATCCTGG GGCTGACGGcggggagcactggggtggcacaGGTGCTGCGGCAGCCCGCCGTCATCGCGGCCGCCGGCTCGCTGCTCTGGTTGGCCTTGctcgccctcctcctcctcctctgccagcgCCGCGCCAGCCAGGACGCCGTGGCTCGCCGCAG GCTGGTGGCTAGTGACTCGCCGTGGCTCGGTGGCCCCTGGAAACCTGGCTGTGACCCCCGaaacctcagcagcagcagcagcctcagcagccGGCTCCTGGGCAGCGATGGCagggacccccacccctcca ccctgtccctggagTCCCCGAGCCTCggcccccccacgccccccaaCCGCAGCAGCCTCCGTGGGGGGCACCCACCGCCCCTTGGGGACACCGGGTGTTGTGGtggggggcaccccggggtgcgcacctcacccagcacccccaaCCCGGCACCCTGGGAGCGCGTCCACAAGAGAG AGCTGCACCAAGTGCACAGCACCCCGGTGATCACGGGTGGCCCCGGCCCCGTCACCGGGGGCAGAGGTGAGTGGGGGACAGGTTTTGGGCTGTCAGCCGGGTGGCCGCAGCAGAGGGGATGTGACGGTGACACCGACACCACCGCGCTGGATGGGGGGGACCCACGGCGGCTGCCGGTCTTCAGCTCCCCAAAACCCCGGCGGGGCAGCGCCTCGCTGACCTCCGCTGTCACCGGGTCACCAGTGACACCCCCGAGGCCACCCCACGCCTGGCACCCGCCGGTGACCAG GTCCCCAGCCACCGCCTGCCCCAGGGTCACCGAGAGCCCCAGGGACGTGTCACAGGTCACCAGGTGCCCCAAGGACGTGTGTTCGGTCAACGGGATCCCCAGGGAGATGTCCCCAGTCACCAGGCGCCCCAAGGACATGTCCTCGGTCAATGGGATCCCCGGAGATGTGTCCCTGGTCACCAGGTGCCCCAAGGACATGTCCTTGGTCAATGGGATCCCCAGGGAGATGTCCCCAGTCACCAT GCACCCCAAGGACCCATCACCAGCCACCAGGCACCAGAGGGACACAATCTCAGTCACCAGGCACCCTGAGGACACATCCCTGGTCACCAGGCGCCCCAGGGACATGTCCCCAGTCCCCAGTCACCCTGAGGAGATGTCCCCGGTCACCAGTCACTGCAGGGACAGGTTCCTGGGCAGCAGGTACCCCAAGGACATGTCCCCAACCACCAGGCGCCCCAGGGACCCATCACCGGTGACGAAGCACCAGAGGGACATGTCACTGGCCACCAGGCACCCCAAAGACACGTCCCCAGCCAGTGGGCACCCAAGGGACATGTCCCCAGTCACCAGGATCCCCAAGGAGAAGTCCCCAGCCACCAG ATACCCAAAAGACATGTCACCGGTCACCAGGTACCCAAAGGACACATCCCGAGATGCCAGGCACCCCAGGGACATGTCCCCCATCACCAGGCACCCTGAGGAGATGTCCCCAGTCACCGGTCACTGCCAGGACACATTCTTGGTCACCAG GTACCCTGAGGACGTGTCATCAGCCACTGGGCACCCAAGGGACACATCCCCAGTCACCAGGCACCCCGAAGAGACGTCCCCAGTCACTGGTCACTGCAGGGACATGTTCTTGGGCAACAGGTACCCCAAGGACACGTCCCCGGCCACCAGGCACCCAAGGGACAGGTCCCTGCTCCCTGGTCGCCTCTCGCCGGTGCTCAGCGAAGGGGTCCTCACACCACAGCGGGTGGCCGAGGACCTGGAGATGGACCAGGACACCATCTGCCCCAG CCCCCCGGCACCGACCACGCCACGGTCCTTCTCGCCGCTGCACACCTATGGCTACATCTACGGGCCACCAGCCTCCGAgctgggtgaggaggaggaagaggaggaggaggaggaagagcggcCAGCAACGAGGGGCTCCCCAGGGGGGTCGCTGCTGAATGGCTGGGGGTCCGTCTCGGAGGACAACTTCGCCAGCGCCCGCTGCAGTTTGGTGAGCTCCTGTGATGGCTCCTTCCTCCTGGATGCCAGCTTCGCCCGGGCGCTGGCCGTGGCCGTCGATGGCCTCTGCTTCAGCCTCGAGGACACCGATGGGGGCTACGGGG CAGGTccctcaccaccaccatcacccttGGACGGGGTCTTCTCACCTGGGGTCCCCATCCCCGCCTGGGACTGGGGGACAGCACTGGGGGTCCCACAGAGAGCAGGGACGGAGGCAGCCGTGGGCATCCCGCAGCACG GCGCAGCGCACATCTGGAGACCCGGGCCGTTTGCAGTTACGCACACCTGGAGGCACAAGTAG
- the ROBO3 gene encoding roundabout homolog 3 has translation MLRYLLKTLLQMNLFADSLGAEGSNSSQLLLGINRTIAALHLPGLTPGNGSHPQLEDTAPRIVEHPTDLLVSKGEPATLSCKAEGRPSPAVEWYKDGERVETDREDPRSHRTLLPGGSLFFLRILHGRRGKPDEGVYVCVARNYLGEATSRNATLEVAVLRDDFRQPPGDVAVAAGEPAVLECVPPRGHPEPSVSWKKNGARLSDKDERLTIRGGKLMLASARKSDAGVYVCVATNVVGERDSEPAELVVFERPAFGKRPLNQAVLVEGTAEFPCEAVGDPRPAARWRKEEGDMPPGRWEVLPDNTLRISRLRAEDEGTYTCVADNTVGRSEASGTLTVHVPPQLVTGPRDQTVTAGQNVTFRCESKGNPPPAVFWQKEGSQTLLFPGQPPYPTGRFSVSPGGAITIADVQPTDAGYYLCQAISVAGSVLAKARLEVAEAEHPLPGIRRGPANRTVLPVGATAWLPCWVGGGDPPASVGWLKDGSVLVGAQPRTSLLQNGTLQITGLRELFPSQVTDSGHYECVATSSAGERRWGGSLEVQDEGSSLSPPSPKPGVLPRPPSTPVVTNVTKTSVTLNWKANEDSGATDATSYIVEAFSQAAGGPWQTVATDVEGETHTVSGLVPDTVYLFLVRAVNAYGVSDPSGVSEPVCTQDASPTQQGPDPERVQRELAQVAVHLQEPVVLPPGAVRLAWTVERQAPFLEGYRVLYRQRGGHWEEARAVRAPGERGALLTELRRGRDYEVKVRPYFHHLHGPDSAVRALRTPEAVPSAPPRAVSVAGNGTSVRISWQPPPPAEQNGIIRDYRIWCLGNESRFHINQSVEGTVLATVLRGLVPGVPYRAEVAAATGAGVGARSAPVPIRIDPPAERDAGPAGGTSMAERLAEVARQPAFIAGVGGACWVILAAFAAWLYGRRRRKKELSHFAASFAYTPAVAFPAPARGSPRAASGGYPWLADAWRGSGVAGTAGCLGTTERYYNEAGITRYIAQTEPFGAGAGEGPVYSTIEAGAEELRTFPRPFSQHGTPPYAGGVPPPMDAPAPQAPRGWAEHGAKGKKLGQAVKPPAVSWMELLPPPPSASELSRCAQEEEEDEEEEAAGGLGTQEWYPGEDVPCATAASSPAVSSGCRSTATLTPSPSPRAAEDIPRLRDFDSPRLHRRPPHGVGTPSRVPSPPPSPDTSEGHLPRARRPPGTGKTRGETPKSRPKPKCSRYRREKQPGALSSLSAADLPPPPLPPPGETPRPSPEQEPSGAERKVAHRPPRSDEAVPYGKPSCLPRGQVSGSCSTTGSVSSRGSTGSRGHGSGRSRTPGDRGEGTGHRRRPGPPFSCPSQEKR, from the exons ATGCTGCGGTACCTGCTGAAGACGCTGCTGCAGATGAACCTGTTCGCCGACTCGCTGGGGGCGGAGGGCTCCAactcctcccagctcctgctcggCATCAACCGCACCATCGCTGCGCTCCATCTCCCCGGCCTCACCCCCGGCAACG GGTCCCACCCCCAGCTGGAGGACACGGCCCCCCGTATCGTGGAGCACCCCACGGATCTCCTGGTCTCCAAGGGCGAACCGGCCACCCTGAGCTGCAAAGCCGAAGGTCGCCCGTCCCCGGCGGTGGAGTGGTACAAAGACGGGGAGCGCGTGGAGACGGACCGGGAGGACCCCCGCTCCCACCGCACCCTCCTCCCGGGGGggtccctcttcttcctccgcATCCTCCACGGCCGGCGGGGGAAGCCCGACGAGGGGGTCTACGTCTGCGTGGCCAGGAATTACCTGGGGGAGGCCACCAGCCGAAACGCCACCCTGGAGGTGGCCG TGCTGCGGGACGATTTCCGGCAGCCCCCCGGGGACGTGGCGGTGGCGGCAGGCGAACCGGCCGTCCTGGAGTGCGTCCCCCCCCGCGGCCACCCCGAACCCAGCGTCTCCTGGAAGAAGAACGGCGCCCGGCTCAGCGACAAGGATGAGCGCCTGACG ATACGCGGCGGGAAGCTGATGTTGGCCAGCGCCCGCAAGAGCGACGCCGGCGTCTACGTCTGCGTGGCCACCAACGTGGTGGGGGAGAGGGACAGCGAGCCGGCCGAGCTGGTGGTCTTCG AGCGCCCGGCGTTCGGCAAGAGGCCCCTCAACCAGGCGGTGCTGGTGGAGGGGACGGCGGAGTTTCCCTGCGAGGCGGTGGGGGACCCCCGGCCGGCGGCTCGCTGGCGCAAGGAGGAGGGCGACATGCCGCCGGGAAG GTGGGAGGTGCTGCCCGACAACACCCTGCGGATCAGCCGGCTGCGGGCAGAGGACGAGGGCACCTACACCTGTGTGGCCGACAACACTGTGGGCAGGTCGGAGGCGTCAGGCACCCTCACCGTGCACG TGCCCCCCCAGCTCGTCACTGGGCCCCGTGACCAGACCGTCACCGCCGGCCAGAACGTCACCTTCCGGTGCGAGAGCAAGGGCAACCCACCACCCGCCGTGTTTTGGCAgaaggagggcagccag aCCCTGCTGTTCCCCGGCCAGCCCCCGTACCCCACCGGCCGCTTTTCAGTCAGCCCCGGCGGTGCCATCACCATCGCCGACGTGCAGCCCACCGACGCCGGCTACTACCTGTGCCAGGCCATCAGCGTGGCCGGCAGCGTCCTGGCCAAGGCGCGGCTGGAGGTGGCAGAGG CTGAGCACCCACTGCCGGGGATCCGCCGGGGTCCTGCTAACCGGACAGTGCTGCCGGTGGGGGCCACGGCGTGGTTGCCATGCTGGGTGGGGGGCGGTGACCCCCCGGCCAGCGTGGGGTGGCTGAAGGATGGGAGCGTGCTGGTGGGTGCCCAGCCCCGCACCAGCCTGCTGCAGAACGGCACCCTGCAGATCACCGGCCTCCGG GAGCTCTTCCCCTCGCAGGTGACGGACTCCGGGCACTATGAGTGCGTGGCCACCAGCTCGGCGGGCGAGAGACGCTGGGGTGGCTCCCTGGAGGTCCAAG ATGAAGGATCCAGCCTCTCCCCACCATCCCCCAAGCCCGGCGTCCTCCCCAGGCCACCTTCCACCCCCGTGGTCACCAACGTCACCAAAACCAGCGTCACCCTGAACTGGAAAGCGAACGAGGACAGTGGTGCCACTGATGCCACCTCCTACATTGTGGAGGCTTTCAG CCAGGCGGCAGGTGGCCCGTGGCAGACGGTGGCAACTGACGTGGAGGGTGAGACCCACACGGTGAGCGGCCTCGTCCCCGACACCGTCTATCTCTTCTTGGTGCGGGCAGTCAACGCCTACGGGGTCAGCGACCCCAGTGGTGTCTCGGAGCCCGTGTGCACCCAAG ACGCCAGCCCCACGCAGCAAGGGCCGGACCCCGAGCGGGTGCAGCGGGAGCTGGCACAAGTGGCCGTGCACCTTCAGGAGCCCGTGGTGCTGCCACCGGGTGCTGTCCGCCTCGCCTGGACC GTGGAGCGCCAAGCACCCTTCCTCGAGGGTTACCGGGTGCTTTACCGGCAGCGCGGCGGGCACTGGGAGGAGGCGCGGGCAGTGCGGGcgccgggggagcggggggccCTGCTGACTGAgctgcggcggggccgggactACGAGGTCAAGGTCCGACCCTACTTCCATCACCTCCACGGCCCCGACAGCGCCGTGCGTGCCCTGCGCACCCCCGAGGCGG TCCCCAGCGCCCCGCCGCGAGCCGTCAGCGTAGCCGGTAATGGCACCAGCGTCCGCATCTCGTGGCAGCCGCCACCGCCGGCCGAGCAGAACGGCATCATCCGTGATTACCGG atCTGGTGCTTGGGCAACGAGAGCCGCTTCCACATCAACCAGAGCGTGGAGGGGACGGTGCTGGCGACGGTGCTGCGGGGGCTGGTCCCCGGCGTCCCTTACCGTGCTGAAGTTGCCGCCGCCACTGGTGCTGGCGTGGGTGCCCGTAGCGCTCCCGTCCCCATCCGCATCG ACCCCCCGGCGGAGCGGGACGCGGGGCCGGCGGGTGGGACCAGCATGGCGGAGCGTTTGGCCGAGGTGGCCAGGCAGCCAGCCTTCATCGCCGGCGTTGGCGGCGCTTGCTGGGTCATCCTTGCCGCCTTTGCCGCTTGGCTCTACGGCCGCCGCCGGAGGAAGAAAGAGCTGAGCCACTTTGCCG CATCCTTCGCCTATACGCCCGCCG TCGCCTTCCCGGCTCCGGCACGTGGCAGCCCCAG GGCCGCCAGCGGCGGTTACCCGTGGCTGGCAGACGCGTGGCGTGGCAGCGGCGTGGCCGGTACAGCCGGCTGCTTGGGGACCACCGAGAGATACTACAACG AAGCCGGCATCACCCGTTACATCGCCCAGACGGAGCCATTTGGGGCGGGGGCTGGTGAGGGGCCGGTGTACAGCACCATCGAGGCAGGCGCCGAGGAGCTCCGCACCTTCCCCCGTCCGTTCTCACAGCACGGGACCCCCCCCTACGCCGGGGGGGTTCCCCCACCGATGGACGCCCCGGCCCCCCAAGCGCCCCGCGGCTGGGCCGAGCATG GGGCCAAAGGGAAGAAGCTGGGGCAAGCGGTGAAACCGCCGGCGGTGAGCTGGATGGAGCTGCTGCCCCCGCCGCCCTCGGCCAGCGAGCTCAGCCGCTGcgcccaggaggaggaggaggatgaagaggaagaggcaGCTGGAGG GTTGGGGACACAGGAGTGGTACCCCGGCGAGGATGTCCCCTGTGCCACCGCCGCGTCCTCGCCCGCCGTCTCCTCCGGCTGCCGGTCCACCGCCACGCTGACGCCATCGCCGTCGCCCCGCGCCGCCGAGGACATCCCCCGCCTCCGGGACTTTGATAGCCCTCGCCTGCACCG GAGACCCCCCCACGGCGTCGGCACCCCCTCACGGGTACCCAGCCCCCCGCCAAGTCCGGACACCAGCGAGGGCCACCTGCCCcgagcccgccgcccccccggcaCGG GGAAAACCCGTGGGGAGACCCCGAAAAGTCGCCCGAAGCCCAAATGCAGCCGCTACCGCCGGGAAAAGCAGCCGGGAG ccctctcctccctctccgCTGCAGACCTGCCACCgccaccgctgccgccgccagGCGAGACCCCCAGGCCCTCGCCGGAGCAGGAGCCGAGCGGGGCCGAGCGCAAGGTCGCCCATCGCCCACCCCGCAGCG ACGAGGCCGTCCCCTACGGCAaaccctcctgcctgccccgaggGCAGGTGTCCGGCAGCTGCTCCACCACGGGCAGCGTCTCGTCCCGCGGCTCCACCGGCTCCCGCGGCCACGGCTCGGGGCGCAGCCGGACGCCGGGGGATCGTGGCGAAGGGACCGGCCATCGCCGTCGCCCGGGCCCCCCGTTTTCCTGCCCGTCGCAGGAGAAGCGATGA